The proteins below are encoded in one region of Alistipes communis:
- the ltrA gene encoding group II intron reverse transcriptase/maturase has protein sequence MRNPKNVLNNLVKHSNVSGYKFERLYRILFNEQMFYTAYQRIYAKQGNMTAGTDGKTVDEMSIQRIENLISKLRDESYKPNPAKRVYIPKKNGKKRPLGIPSFEDKLVQEVVHMILEAIYEGSFENTSHGFRPRRSCQTALTQIQDTFLGTKWFIEGDIKGFFDNIDHNVLIGILEERIADERFIRLIRKFLNAGYIENWKYRHTYSGTPQGGIISPILANIYLDKFDKYMEEYAQSFNKGASRRLDKDYRRIKDRKNKLEKKLKSETDTKVRKDLIDKIKGYYRQMQQMPCVMEMDEEYRRLKYVRYADDFLIGVVGSHEECGQIKANITQFMKDKLKLELSAEKTLITQAQEKAKFLGYEITVRNSKATKRDKNGVLKRMFNRKVVLLLPREVVKNKLIDYKAMRVIQTNGKEDWKPKARSYMMNCKPEDIIAQFNKEIRGFYNYYSIANNVSTLCKRFGYIMEYSMYKSIAKKQSSSVRKIKKKYSKDKDFVISYTDAKGQCKCRVFYNEGFKRKDAQCDAKCDIMPNTNFLPASSLVERLKAEQCEVCGAHGKTVMHHVRALKDLTGKNEWERIMLKMHRKTLAVCPECNAKIHGNV, from the coding sequence ATGAGAAATCCAAAGAATGTATTGAACAACTTAGTGAAACACAGCAATGTATCGGGCTATAAGTTCGAACGGTTGTATCGTATTCTATTCAATGAACAGATGTTCTATACCGCCTACCAGCGAATCTATGCCAAACAGGGCAATATGACCGCTGGGACAGACGGCAAGACAGTTGACGAAATGAGCATTCAGAGAATAGAAAATCTAATCTCCAAGCTTAGAGACGAAAGCTACAAACCCAACCCAGCCAAAAGGGTCTATATCCCTAAGAAGAACGGAAAGAAACGCCCGTTGGGCATCCCGTCTTTTGAAGACAAGTTGGTGCAGGAAGTGGTACACATGATACTGGAAGCCATATACGAGGGAAGTTTTGAAAATACCTCACATGGATTCAGACCACGTAGGAGTTGCCAGACTGCATTAACCCAAATTCAAGATACGTTTCTCGGAACAAAATGGTTTATAGAGGGGGACATAAAAGGCTTCTTCGACAACATAGACCATAACGTTCTGATTGGCATACTCGAAGAACGCATAGCGGACGAGAGGTTCATAAGGCTCATCCGTAAATTTCTGAACGCTGGGTATATTGAAAATTGGAAATACAGACACACGTACAGTGGAACTCCGCAAGGCGGCATCATTAGTCCCATACTGGCTAATATTTACCTTGACAAGTTCGACAAGTACATGGAGGAATACGCCCAATCTTTCAATAAAGGCGCAAGCAGAAGATTGGATAAGGATTACCGTCGGATTAAAGACCGTAAGAACAAGTTGGAAAAGAAACTGAAATCCGAAACCGATACAAAGGTACGGAAAGACCTTATTGATAAAATCAAAGGGTATTACCGACAGATGCAACAAATGCCTTGTGTCATGGAAATGGATGAAGAGTACAGACGGTTGAAATATGTCAGATACGCAGACGATTTCTTGATTGGGGTTGTCGGCAGCCATGAAGAATGTGGGCAAATCAAAGCGAATATCACACAATTCATGAAAGATAAGCTAAAACTTGAACTGTCGGCAGAGAAAACGCTTATAACCCAAGCACAAGAAAAAGCTAAATTTCTGGGATATGAAATAACCGTACGCAACTCCAAAGCCACCAAGAGAGATAAGAATGGAGTGCTCAAAAGAATGTTCAACCGCAAGGTTGTACTTCTACTCCCGAGAGAGGTGGTCAAGAACAAGTTGATTGACTACAAAGCCATGAGGGTTATACAAACCAATGGCAAGGAGGATTGGAAGCCAAAGGCACGCAGTTATATGATGAACTGCAAACCGGAGGATATTATAGCCCAATTCAATAAGGAGATAAGAGGATTCTACAATTATTACTCGATAGCGAACAATGTATCTACTCTTTGCAAAAGGTTCGGTTATATTATGGAATACAGTATGTACAAAAGCATCGCCAAAAAGCAAAGCAGCAGTGTACGGAAGATTAAAAAGAAATACTCGAAAGACAAAGACTTTGTAATCAGTTACACGGATGCAAAAGGGCAATGCAAATGCCGTGTGTTCTATAATGAGGGTTTCAAGAGAAAAGACGCTCAATGTGATGCTAAATGCGACATAATGCCAAACACCAATTTTCTGCCAGCCTCAAGTCTTGTTGAGAGACTAAAGGCGGAACAGTGCGAGGTATGCGGAGCGCATGGCAAAACGGTGATGCACCATGTTCGTGCCTTGAAAGACTTGACAGGCAAGAACGAATGGGAACGCATCATGCTCAAAATGCACCGTAAAACATTGGCAGTCTGTCCAGAATGTAATGCTAAAATACATGGCAATGTATAA
- a CDS encoding YWFCY domain-containing protein, with protein MQHEDDLRGLEKVVQFIRAVSVLFLLLNSYWFCYGWFAARGMTHAVLDWILLSFQRTTHLFSYSVTSKFCCFILLVLGCLGTRSVRDNKVKTWHIVTAATVRVLLFFGNDFLRELPADADIRMGSYTATLFTGYLSLPAAGVWMRRRMTPRLTDDPFNDDNESFRQEERYLANEYSVNLPTRYYYHGAWQQGWINVINPFRAMMVLGTPDSGKSYAVINSYIRQCIEKGYALYIYDYKFDDLSTIAYNHLLRHQDRYAVRPQFCVINFDDSRRSNRCNPLDVRFMTDISDAYESSYVILLNLNKSWAQKEGDFFSDSAIVLLAAIIWYLKCAHKAV; from the coding sequence ATGCAACATGAAGACGATTTGCGGGGACTCGAAAAGGTCGTGCAGTTCATTCGGGCCGTGAGTGTCCTCTTTTTATTGCTCAACAGCTATTGGTTCTGCTACGGATGGTTCGCCGCACGCGGCATGACTCATGCGGTACTCGACTGGATACTGCTGTCGTTTCAGCGGACGACGCACCTCTTCTCCTATTCCGTTACCTCGAAGTTTTGCTGCTTCATACTGCTTGTGCTGGGATGCCTCGGTACCCGCAGCGTCCGCGATAATAAGGTCAAGACATGGCATATAGTCACCGCCGCGACAGTCAGGGTACTGCTGTTCTTCGGAAATGACTTTCTGCGGGAACTGCCTGCCGATGCCGACATCCGTATGGGAAGCTACACCGCAACGCTCTTCACCGGGTATCTGTCGCTGCCGGCCGCAGGAGTATGGATGCGGCGCCGAATGACGCCGCGTCTGACGGATGATCCCTTCAACGACGACAACGAGAGCTTCCGGCAGGAAGAACGTTATCTTGCGAACGAATATTCCGTCAACCTCCCCACCCGCTACTATTATCACGGTGCATGGCAGCAAGGATGGATCAATGTCATCAATCCCTTCCGCGCGATGATGGTCCTCGGAACGCCCGACTCGGGAAAGAGCTATGCCGTCATCAACAGTTACATCCGTCAGTGCATCGAAAAGGGGTATGCGCTTTACATCTACGATTACAAGTTCGACGACCTTTCCACGATCGCCTACAACCACCTGCTGCGGCATCAGGACCGGTATGCCGTGCGGCCGCAGTTCTGCGTCATCAATTTCGACGACTCCCGGCGTTCGAACCGCTGCAACCCCCTCGATGTTCGGTTTATGACCGACATATCGGACGCTTACGAAAGCTCCTACGTCATCCTGCTGAACCTCAATAAGAGCTGGGCGCAGAAAGAGGGCGACTTCTTCTCCGACTCGGCCATCGTTCTGCTGGCCGCGATCATCTGGTATCTGAAGTGCGCCCATAAGGCAGTGTAA
- a CDS encoding RteC domain-containing protein, protein MRTEDFIARCKLLSLLRTLPDRDLTSDERLQLISAFRLFVRQIAHRARTEESKLDLLRLYACLRTAFKYLKVHRSVPTKEQGYFLDAALSFLETERRIVLLQLRYPAATAAEPPKNEVPLAWSSAFTLADLMEVVVALHTLGAVRKPNGTPVTFKDLVRAFERFLNVSILNPDRCRYTTINRKLHLTKFLDTMREALVELSQR, encoded by the coding sequence ATGCGAACCGAAGATTTCATCGCTCGATGCAAGTTATTGAGCCTGCTGCGGACATTGCCTGACCGAGACCTCACTTCGGATGAACGCCTGCAACTGATTTCGGCCTTCCGGCTCTTCGTGAGACAGATCGCACACAGAGCCCGGACCGAGGAGTCGAAACTCGACCTGCTGCGGCTGTATGCTTGCCTCAGAACGGCTTTCAAGTATCTGAAAGTCCATCGTTCCGTCCCGACGAAAGAACAGGGATACTTCCTCGATGCGGCGCTCTCTTTTCTCGAAACAGAGCGTCGCATTGTCTTGCTGCAACTGCGTTATCCCGCGGCGACGGCTGCCGAGCCGCCGAAAAACGAGGTCCCGCTTGCTTGGTCGAGTGCCTTCACGCTGGCCGATCTGATGGAGGTGGTCGTGGCGCTGCACACATTGGGTGCTGTCCGTAAACCGAACGGCACCCCCGTAACCTTCAAGGATCTGGTACGGGCGTTCGAGCGCTTCCTGAACGTCTCGATTCTCAATCCGGATCGTTGCCGCTATACGACGATCAACCGCAAACTGCACCTCACGAAGTTTCTCGATACGATGCGGGAGGCTCTCGTCGAGCTGAGTCAGCGTTGA
- a CDS encoding BamA/TamA family outer membrane protein, with protein sequence MFSRCCIGLLLLSLLPAFVPARETAPRIDLRHGVRPDTIRLKAEDLKLGLPCDSVYLKRRDSLRRNDSLRRQAEQRNQRLYDSIRSKTTRRAVPRLLYRMLFVNPVLDTTANGRVLDESRQFERYSGRRIGEVVIAQDPVFTPDGNWLERTGNKLHVMTRERVLRRDLLFEPGDTIAPELLVRNLQLLRSRAYISDATMELTPDSLDSTRVVVTLRSRDSWTISADAALHGEGRTMIGLSDANIFGSGNRLSVATNFSRNDFGYGGNVVSYDIPNFLGSFYKANFSAGRDFYNSELRIGVGKEFILPTDYELGIAYNNVKAKYYLVDRDTSDLAKSKRFDVWAGRSRYIRSIRSSVFLTARYGFARYSLRPDVTKTYNPAFHDTDDVLVGLGLYREKFYTTNMIYGFGTREYLATGYKAELVGGYSWREFGEDMYMGLSYKAGGFTRAGYLMGGFSLGSFIDLATGQWTQSAVDVNLRWFSPLFVWKRSHIRQFLSLNYTQGWNRLEGSDEVLRFTAQDGLSLLKEDLVGTNRMVLNTETVFFTPYQPLGFRIALFGFADFGLLGRDANIFKNNFYTTFGLGVRLRNERLVFSTIQLRLGVALGKGGWADCRYFQASNGTRMEQYRYLPSRPEIVRFR encoded by the coding sequence ATGTTTTCCAGGTGTTGCATAGGGTTGCTGTTGTTGTCGCTGCTGCCGGCGTTCGTTCCGGCGCGGGAGACGGCGCCGCGTATCGACCTCCGCCACGGAGTGCGTCCCGATACGATCCGCCTGAAAGCGGAGGACCTGAAACTGGGCTTGCCCTGCGACAGCGTCTATCTCAAACGCAGGGATTCGTTGCGGCGCAACGACAGCCTGCGCCGTCAGGCCGAACAGCGCAACCAGCGTCTCTACGACAGTATCCGTTCGAAGACGACGCGCCGTGCCGTACCGCGTTTGCTCTACCGGATGCTCTTCGTCAACCCCGTACTCGATACGACAGCCAACGGACGGGTGCTGGACGAGAGCCGGCAGTTCGAACGTTACTCCGGCCGGCGGATCGGCGAGGTGGTCATCGCGCAGGATCCGGTGTTCACCCCCGACGGCAACTGGCTCGAACGCACGGGCAACAAACTGCACGTGATGACGCGCGAGCGGGTGCTGCGGCGCGACCTGCTCTTCGAACCCGGGGATACGATCGCTCCGGAGCTGCTGGTGCGCAACCTCCAGCTGCTCCGTTCGCGCGCCTATATCTCGGATGCGACGATGGAGCTGACACCGGATTCGCTCGACTCGACGCGCGTGGTGGTCACGCTGCGTTCGCGCGACAGCTGGACGATCAGCGCCGATGCGGCGCTGCACGGCGAGGGCCGGACGATGATCGGTCTCTCCGACGCCAACATCTTCGGCTCGGGCAACCGCCTGAGCGTTGCGACCAATTTCAGCCGCAACGATTTCGGCTACGGAGGCAACGTCGTCTCGTACGACATCCCCAACTTCCTGGGGTCGTTCTACAAGGCCAACTTTTCGGCGGGCCGCGATTTCTACAACAGCGAGCTGCGCATCGGCGTAGGCAAGGAGTTCATCCTGCCGACCGACTACGAACTGGGCATCGCCTACAACAACGTCAAGGCGAAGTATTATCTGGTCGACCGCGACACCTCCGACCTGGCCAAGTCGAAGCGCTTCGACGTCTGGGCTGGGCGTTCGCGCTACATTCGTTCGATCCGTTCGAGCGTCTTCCTCACGGCGCGTTACGGTTTCGCGCGCTACTCGCTCCGTCCCGACGTGACGAAGACTTACAACCCGGCTTTTCACGATACCGACGACGTGCTGGTCGGGCTGGGGCTTTACCGCGAGAAGTTCTACACCACCAATATGATCTACGGCTTCGGCACGAGGGAGTATCTGGCCACCGGCTACAAGGCCGAGCTGGTCGGGGGGTATTCGTGGCGGGAGTTCGGCGAGGACATGTATATGGGTCTGAGCTACAAGGCCGGCGGATTCACCCGCGCGGGTTATCTCATGGGCGGCTTTTCGCTGGGCAGCTTCATCGATCTGGCGACGGGTCAGTGGACGCAGAGTGCCGTGGACGTCAACCTGCGCTGGTTCTCGCCGCTGTTCGTGTGGAAACGCAGCCATATCCGTCAGTTCCTTTCGCTGAACTATACGCAGGGGTGGAACCGGCTCGAAGGATCGGACGAGGTGCTGCGGTTCACCGCACAGGACGGCCTGTCGCTGCTCAAAGAGGATCTGGTGGGGACCAACCGGATGGTGCTCAATACCGAAACGGTCTTTTTCACGCCCTACCAGCCGCTCGGTTTCCGTATCGCGCTGTTCGGCTTCGCCGATTTCGGTCTGCTGGGACGCGACGCCAATATTTTCAAGAATAATTTTTACACGACCTTCGGACTGGGCGTCCGCCTGCGTAACGAACGACTGGTGTTCAGCACGATCCAGCTGCGGCTGGGCGTTGCGCTCGGCAAGGGCGGCTGGGCCGACTGCCGCTATTTCCAGGCTTCCAACGGGACGCGCATGGAGCAGTACCGCTATCTGCCGAGCCGTCCCGAAATCGTCCGGTTTCGGTGA
- a CDS encoding leucine-rich repeat protein — protein sequence MKKIIFRMMAIVLVLGVAACSRTDETADTPSDQKITELGVIAQSTRSTLGDDNWVEWDANDSFSVFSSMSFSSEFTIKELLDEGHGAKLEGMTIPADTYYILYPYIMDAMIAEGKIHARNIVPATQPLVENTFDHKQNPAVGHTEGAETVAPMKNIAGLVKVRVTGKIDLRRITLMSNSDNELIAGTGTIDAKTGELTIDESEGSASVTLTASKSIPLTDTPKTFYFVVAPRTFASGFTLTFIGSKEGKNYRFTHTTHNEATITASKILNITKVFDIDITEETVEMEPGITYTADKEIFISDNTFVPAALDSDYDETTKTGRIYFEKGVEVTKVGANAFESTALQTIDLPETIEEIAAGAFKNCAELTEIGNLEKVSAIGTLAFSGCSQLKDITLSPTLAAIEDGTFKNCTALTSVDLSGVATIGDTAFENCTALVMVTLSDKTASIGVGAFDGCAGLSVIDIPNSITEISDNVFRDCSKLTEITIPAGVTRIGVHAFYGCTELRTVNCKPMMPPSVYSDSFPTTSPEMVINVQADALKQYQENTEWNQFYGRFLRSAAL from the coding sequence ATGAAAAAAATCATTTTCCGCATGATGGCGATCGTCCTCGTGCTCGGCGTCGCGGCATGTTCCCGAACCGACGAAACCGCAGACACCCCCTCCGACCAGAAGATCACGGAGCTGGGCGTGATCGCACAGAGCACACGCTCGACGCTCGGCGACGACAACTGGGTGGAATGGGACGCGAACGACTCGTTCAGCGTATTCTCCTCCATGTCATTCAGCAGCGAATTCACCATCAAGGAGCTGCTCGACGAAGGACACGGAGCCAAACTCGAAGGCATGACCATTCCGGCCGACACCTACTACATCCTGTATCCCTACATCATGGATGCGATGATCGCCGAAGGTAAAATCCATGCACGAAACATCGTCCCTGCGACCCAGCCGCTGGTCGAAAACACGTTCGACCATAAACAGAATCCCGCCGTGGGCCACACCGAAGGAGCCGAAACCGTAGCGCCGATGAAAAACATCGCGGGATTGGTGAAAGTCCGCGTCACGGGCAAAATCGACCTGCGGCGCATCACGTTGATGAGCAACTCCGACAACGAGTTGATCGCCGGCACCGGAACGATCGATGCGAAGACGGGCGAACTGACGATCGATGAATCGGAAGGATCGGCATCCGTCACGCTGACCGCATCGAAGTCCATTCCGCTGACCGACACCCCGAAGACATTCTATTTCGTCGTGGCGCCCCGCACGTTCGCCTCGGGTTTCACGCTGACATTCATCGGATCGAAGGAGGGCAAAAACTATCGGTTCACCCACACGACTCACAACGAAGCGACCATCACCGCTTCGAAAATACTGAATATCACCAAGGTCTTCGACATCGACATCACGGAGGAGACCGTGGAAATGGAACCCGGCATCACCTACACCGCCGACAAGGAGATCTTCATCAGCGACAACACCTTCGTCCCCGCAGCCCTGGACAGCGACTACGACGAGACGACGAAAACCGGCCGCATCTATTTCGAGAAGGGAGTGGAAGTCACCAAAGTGGGAGCCAACGCATTCGAGTCGACCGCTTTGCAGACGATCGACCTTCCCGAAACGATCGAAGAGATCGCCGCTGGCGCATTCAAGAACTGCGCGGAACTCACCGAGATCGGAAATCTGGAAAAAGTCTCCGCGATCGGGACGCTGGCCTTCTCAGGATGCTCGCAGTTGAAGGATATCACCCTGTCGCCCACCCTCGCCGCCATCGAAGACGGTACGTTCAAGAACTGCACGGCGCTGACATCGGTCGACCTGTCCGGCGTCGCGACGATCGGCGACACGGCATTCGAGAACTGTACGGCACTGGTCATGGTCACGCTCAGCGATAAGACCGCCTCGATCGGCGTAGGGGCTTTCGACGGCTGTGCGGGTCTCTCCGTGATCGACATCCCGAACAGTATCACCGAAATCTCCGACAACGTCTTCCGTGACTGCTCGAAGCTGACCGAGATCACCATCCCCGCAGGCGTGACGAGAATCGGCGTACACGCATTCTACGGCTGCACGGAACTCCGCACCGTGAACTGCAAACCGATGATGCCGCCGAGCGTATACAGCGATTCGTTCCCGACGACCTCCCCGGAGATGGTTATCAACGTCCAGGCCGATGCATTGAAACAGTATCAGGAAAACACGGAGTGGAACCAGTTCTACGGACGGTTCCTGCGTTCCGCTGCGCTTTAA
- a CDS encoding succinate dehydrogenase/fumarate reductase iron-sulfur subunit produces the protein MNFSLKIWRQKDAKSKGAFKTYRVENISPDTSFLEMLDILNNNLVHAGEEPVAFDHDCREGICGMCSLHINGHAHGPEQAVTTCQLYMRKFKDGSTITIEPWRSAAFPVIKDLVVNRSAYDQILQAGGFISVRTNSVPDGNAIPIPKADADESMDAAACVGCGACAATCKNGSAMLFVAARVSSLAKLPQGRVEGARRAKAMVAKMDELGFGNCTNTGACQAECPKAISIAHIARLNREFLSAKFED, from the coding sequence ATGAATTTTTCATTAAAGATATGGCGTCAAAAGGACGCTAAATCGAAGGGCGCTTTCAAAACCTACCGTGTCGAGAACATCTCGCCCGACACCTCGTTCCTCGAAATGCTGGATATCCTGAACAACAACCTCGTCCATGCGGGCGAGGAGCCGGTGGCATTCGACCACGACTGCCGCGAAGGTATCTGCGGCATGTGCTCGCTCCACATCAACGGCCACGCACACGGGCCGGAGCAGGCCGTGACGACCTGCCAGCTCTACATGCGCAAGTTCAAGGACGGAAGCACGATCACCATCGAACCGTGGCGTTCGGCAGCATTCCCCGTCATCAAAGACCTGGTGGTGAACCGCTCGGCCTACGACCAGATTCTGCAAGCGGGAGGCTTCATCTCGGTACGCACCAACTCGGTGCCCGACGGCAACGCCATTCCGATTCCGAAGGCCGACGCCGACGAGTCGATGGACGCCGCCGCCTGCGTGGGTTGCGGAGCCTGCGCCGCCACCTGCAAGAACGGATCGGCGATGTTGTTCGTCGCAGCCCGCGTGTCGTCGCTGGCCAAACTGCCGCAGGGCCGCGTCGAAGGCGCACGCCGCGCGAAAGCAATGGTCGCCAAGATGGACGAGCTGGGCTTCGGCAACTGCACCAATACGGGTGCCTGCCAGGCCGAATGCCCCAAGGCGATCTCCATCGCGCATATCGCCCGCCTGAACCGCGAGTTCCTGTCAGCGAAGTTCGAGGACTAA
- a CDS encoding fumarate reductase/succinate dehydrogenase flavoprotein subunit translates to MAFKLDSKIPAGELAQKWSNHKAAIKVVSPANKRKLDIIVIGTGLGGASAAASLGELGYNVKVFCIQDSPRRAHSIAAQGGINAAKNYQNDNDSVYRLFYDTIKGGDYRAREANVYRLAEVSNLIIDQCVAQGVPFAREYGGLLANRSFGGAQVSRTFYARGQTGQQLLLGAYAALNKEIAAGSVKSYPRHEMLDIVIEDGEARGIIARNLVTGKLERFGAHAVVLASGGYGNVFFLSTNAMASNGSAAFQCYRKGAGFANPCFTQIHPTCIPVHGTQQSKLTLMSESLRNDGRIWVPKKIEDVKAIRSGAKQPSDIAEEDRDYYLERRYPAFGNLVPRDVASRAAKERCDAGFGVNETGLAVFLDFKTAIERLGKEIIKQRYGNLFDMYKEITDVSPYEQPMQIFPAVHYTMGGIWVDYNLMTTIPGLYAIGEANFSDHGANRLGASALMQGLADGYFVLPYTIGDYLSHKIQAPKVKTDTPAFDEAEKGVRAKIEKLLSINGKQSVDDIHKKLGHIMWENVGMARTKESLEKAIVEIQALRKEFWKDVKVVGRADDFNVELEKALRLADFLELGELMARDALNREESCGGHFRVEHQTPEGEADRDDEHFVYAAVWEYKGENEVPELTKEPLNFEFVHLAKRNYKD, encoded by the coding sequence ATGGCTTTCAAATTAGATTCCAAAATTCCCGCCGGCGAACTCGCTCAGAAATGGAGCAACCACAAGGCGGCCATCAAAGTCGTAAGCCCTGCCAACAAACGCAAACTTGACATCATCGTCATCGGTACCGGCCTGGGCGGCGCGTCCGCAGCCGCTTCGCTCGGTGAGTTGGGCTATAACGTCAAGGTCTTCTGCATCCAGGATTCGCCCCGCCGCGCCCACTCGATCGCCGCGCAGGGAGGTATCAACGCCGCGAAGAACTACCAAAACGACAACGACTCGGTATACCGTCTCTTCTACGATACGATCAAGGGCGGCGACTACCGCGCCCGCGAGGCCAACGTCTATCGTCTGGCCGAGGTTTCGAACCTCATCATCGACCAGTGCGTGGCCCAGGGAGTGCCCTTCGCACGCGAGTACGGCGGCCTGCTGGCCAACCGTTCGTTCGGCGGCGCGCAGGTATCGCGTACCTTCTATGCCCGCGGCCAGACGGGTCAGCAGCTCCTTTTGGGTGCCTACGCCGCACTGAACAAGGAGATCGCGGCAGGTTCGGTGAAGAGTTATCCGCGCCACGAGATGCTCGACATCGTCATCGAGGACGGCGAGGCGCGCGGCATCATCGCCCGCAACCTCGTGACAGGCAAACTGGAACGTTTCGGAGCACACGCCGTTGTACTGGCGTCGGGAGGTTACGGCAACGTCTTCTTCCTCTCGACCAACGCCATGGCGTCGAACGGTTCGGCCGCCTTCCAGTGCTACCGCAAGGGCGCCGGCTTCGCCAACCCCTGCTTCACGCAGATCCACCCCACCTGCATCCCCGTACACGGCACGCAGCAGTCGAAGCTGACGCTGATGTCCGAATCGTTGCGTAACGACGGCCGCATCTGGGTACCGAAGAAGATCGAGGACGTGAAGGCGATCCGCAGCGGCGCCAAGCAGCCGTCGGACATCGCCGAGGAGGATCGCGACTACTATCTGGAGCGCCGCTATCCGGCCTTCGGCAACCTCGTGCCGCGCGACGTGGCGTCGCGTGCAGCCAAGGAGCGCTGCGACGCAGGCTTCGGCGTGAACGAGACCGGTCTGGCCGTCTTCCTCGACTTCAAGACCGCTATCGAGCGTCTGGGCAAGGAGATCATCAAGCAGCGTTACGGCAACCTCTTCGACATGTACAAGGAGATCACCGACGTGAGCCCCTACGAGCAGCCGATGCAGATCTTCCCCGCCGTACACTACACCATGGGCGGCATCTGGGTCGACTACAACCTGATGACCACCATTCCCGGCCTCTACGCCATCGGCGAGGCCAACTTCTCGGATCACGGAGCCAACCGTCTGGGTGCTTCGGCGCTGATGCAGGGTCTTGCCGACGGTTACTTCGTGCTGCCCTACACCATCGGCGACTACCTGTCGCACAAGATCCAGGCCCCGAAGGTGAAGACCGACACGCCCGCCTTCGACGAGGCCGAGAAGGGCGTACGCGCCAAAATCGAGAAGCTGTTGTCGATCAACGGCAAGCAGTCGGTGGACGATATCCACAAGAAGCTGGGCCACATCATGTGGGAGAACGTCGGTATGGCCCGCACCAAGGAGTCGCTCGAAAAGGCGATCGTCGAGATTCAGGCGTTGCGCAAGGAGTTCTGGAAGGACGTGAAGGTCGTGGGCAGGGCCGACGACTTCAACGTCGAATTGGAAAAGGCTCTGCGTCTGGCCGATTTCCTCGAACTGGGCGAACTGATGGCGCGCGACGCGCTGAACCGCGAGGAGTCGTGCGGCGGTCACTTCCGTGTCGAGCACCAGACGCCCGAAGGCGAGGCCGACCGTGACGACGAACACTTCGTATACGCCGCCGTATGGGAGTACAAAGGCGAGAACGAGGTTCCCGAACTGACGAAGGAGCCGCTCAATTTCGAGTTCGTACACCTCGCAAAGCGCAACTACAAGGACTAA
- a CDS encoding succinate dehydrogenase cytochrome b subunit, which produces MSCFLTNSSLGKKLVMSLTGCFLVLFILFHMSMNLVAIISPEGYNTICAFLGANWYALAGTVVLAAGVLIHFAYALWLTYNNYQARGKQRYEVTVTEPGVDWASKNMLVLGWIILAGLALHLFNFWAKMQLVEIMGGHENSLGFHPADGAALIQYTFSQWYYVVIYLLWFAALWFHLTHGVWSMFQSVGWANDTWYPRLKGLATVVASIVFLGFAAVVVVYFVQSICPCSAGVC; this is translated from the coding sequence ATGAGCTGTTTTCTGACCAATTCATCTCTTGGCAAGAAATTGGTGATGAGCCTGACGGGATGCTTCCTCGTACTGTTCATCCTCTTCCACATGTCCATGAACCTCGTGGCCATCATCTCGCCCGAAGGCTACAACACGATCTGCGCATTTCTGGGCGCCAACTGGTATGCGCTGGCCGGTACGGTGGTGCTGGCCGCCGGCGTGCTGATCCATTTCGCCTACGCCCTGTGGCTCACCTACAACAACTACCAGGCGCGCGGCAAGCAGCGTTACGAGGTGACCGTCACCGAGCCGGGCGTGGACTGGGCTTCGAAGAACATGCTCGTACTGGGCTGGATCATTCTGGCCGGTCTGGCACTGCACCTCTTCAACTTCTGGGCCAAGATGCAGCTCGTGGAGATCATGGGCGGGCACGAGAACTCGCTGGGGTTCCATCCTGCCGACGGCGCCGCGCTGATCCAATACACCTTCTCGCAGTGGTATTACGTGGTGATCTACCTGCTGTGGTTCGCTGCCCTGTGGTTCCACCTCACGCACGGCGTATGGTCGATGTTCCAGTCGGTGGGCTGGGCCAACGACACGTGGTACCCGCGCCTCAAAGGGCTGGCCACCGTCGTCGCCTCGATCGTATTCCTCGGCTTCGCAGCAGTCGTCGTGGTCTATTTCGTGCAGAGCATCTGCCCTTGTTCGGCCGGTGTATGTTAA